One window of the Haloarcula halobia genome contains the following:
- a CDS encoding glycosyltransferase family 2 protein → MHTSTHVAIQLFTVTGLFVLVYYLVINGYYLTIHTLALFELRDNVREASWDQPFRRFASPFYPGIALVVPAYNEAATIEESVQSMLSLNYPELEVVVVNDGSTDETLARLTDRFALEEVTADVPFEVPSEEIHATYRSTTYEELLVVDKANGGKSDALNAGIWLTEMPLFCAVDSDTLIDRDALLQIVKPFLKRPGTTVAAGGVIRVANECTVEDGLVKEVNLPKTGLPGLQVMEYLRAFYSGRLGLNRVNGLILISGAFGLFRTDVVREIGGYRHDTITEDFDIVVRLHRYLTDEDREYTVDFVPEPVAWTEVPDSRRVLGRQRRRWFRGMVETVITNRGVLFNPKYGRVGTVVFPLFVAAEMFGPLIEGLGYVLLALGWYFGVLNVEFFLVFFLLTTGFGIFLSWFGVFSEVWSFNRYGDPRQILRLLWYGILENFGYRQWKTLVAWQGLLEYVRGVESWGVMERGGFTRPNEEEN, encoded by the coding sequence ATGCACACGTCTACCCACGTCGCTATCCAGCTGTTCACTGTTACTGGTCTCTTCGTCCTCGTCTATTACCTCGTCATCAACGGCTACTACCTCACGATCCACACGTTGGCACTCTTCGAGTTGCGCGACAACGTCCGCGAAGCGAGCTGGGACCAGCCGTTCCGCCGGTTTGCCAGCCCGTTCTATCCGGGTATCGCCCTCGTCGTTCCGGCGTACAACGAGGCTGCGACTATCGAGGAGAGCGTGCAGTCGATGCTGTCGTTGAACTATCCGGAGTTGGAAGTGGTCGTCGTCAACGACGGGTCGACGGACGAGACGCTCGCTCGACTGACCGACCGGTTCGCGCTCGAAGAGGTGACCGCGGACGTCCCCTTCGAGGTGCCCAGCGAAGAGATACACGCGACCTATCGGTCGACCACGTACGAGGAGTTGCTGGTGGTCGATAAGGCCAACGGCGGCAAGAGTGACGCGCTCAACGCCGGGATCTGGCTCACGGAGATGCCGCTGTTCTGTGCCGTCGATTCGGATACACTCATCGACAGAGACGCGCTCTTACAGATTGTCAAACCGTTTCTCAAGCGACCGGGGACGACGGTTGCCGCGGGCGGGGTCATCCGGGTCGCCAACGAGTGTACCGTCGAGGATGGATTGGTCAAAGAAGTGAATCTCCCCAAAACCGGGCTGCCAGGCCTCCAAGTCATGGAGTACCTTCGCGCGTTTTATTCCGGGCGACTTGGACTCAACCGAGTGAACGGACTGATCCTCATCTCCGGTGCATTCGGGCTGTTCCGGACTGACGTCGTTCGGGAGATCGGCGGGTATCGCCACGACACGATTACGGAAGATTTCGATATCGTCGTGCGATTGCACCGGTACCTGACGGACGAAGACCGTGAGTATACGGTCGATTTCGTCCCCGAACCGGTCGCCTGGACCGAGGTCCCGGACAGTCGCCGCGTGTTGGGCCGCCAGCGCAGGCGCTGGTTCCGTGGCATGGTTGAAACCGTCATCACGAACCGGGGCGTGCTGTTCAATCCGAAGTACGGTCGTGTCGGGACAGTTGTTTTCCCGCTCTTCGTTGCAGCCGAGATGTTCGGCCCCCTCATCGAAGGCCTCGGGTACGTCCTGCTCGCACTTGGGTGGTACTTCGGCGTCTTGAACGTCGAGTTCTTCCTCGTGTTCTTCCTGCTGACGACCGGGTTCGGTATCTTCCTCTCGTGGTTCGGAGTCTTCAGTGAAGTCTGGAGCTTCAACCGATACGGGGATCCACGACAGATACTGCGGTTGCTGTGGTACGGTATCCTGGAGAACTTCGGCTACCGGCAGTGGAAAACGCTCGTTGCGTGGCAAGGTCTGCTCGAATACGTCCGTGGCGTCGAAAGCTGGGGTGTCATGGAGCGTGGCGGGTTCACTCGTCCCAACGAGGAAGAGAACTGA
- a CDS encoding ADP-ribosylglycohydrolase family protein: MNRGGDTDTVGAGTGAIAGARFGAGDLPERWLFCGVSRRPRSTRRAACHARSGSRCSLESRGYRRVLQRCSGQSVQTTVLHSPPSDTNAVQDTEGEVSKWEIHPHRLLRTVLYPSILICAKFYFTVLSYPNILFRTIVGYLFGFGLVLASTTTWWVGGNAILVGTHTGGATLILVGLLTMFAGVLAFPLSRRRLQTRFDINLSASTIVLVSGGAIVLAVVILFIALIALLAP; the protein is encoded by the coding sequence GTGAACCGCGGTGGCGATACGGATACGGTCGGTGCGGGTACCGGCGCCATCGCCGGCGCTCGATTCGGTGCCGGGGATCTTCCTGAGCGGTGGCTCTTTTGTGGAGTCTCGAGACGACCCCGCAGCACTCGCCGGGCAGCTTGTCACGCTCGATCTGGATCGAGGTGCAGTCTCGAAAGCAGGGGTTACCGGAGGGTCTTGCAGAGGTGCAGTGGCCAATCGGTTCAAACAACTGTCCTGCACTCTCCACCATCAGATACGAATGCTGTGCAAGATACGGAGGGTGAAGTCAGCAAGTGGGAAATCCATCCGCACCGATTGTTGAGAACCGTATTGTATCCGAGCATACTCATTTGTGCCAAATTTTATTTTACTGTCCTATCATATCCGAACATCTTGTTCCGAACGATTGTAGGCTATCTGTTCGGTTTCGGCTTGGTGCTCGCAAGTACCACTACATGGTGGGTCGGCGGTAATGCGATACTGGTCGGAACACACACCGGTGGAGCAACTCTCATACTTGTCGGATTATTAACCATGTTCGCCGGCGTGCTTGCGTTCCCTCTAAGCCGGCGAAGGTTACAGACTCGATTTGATATTAATCTCTCGGCTTCAACAATAGTACTCGTGAGTGGTGGTGCCATTGTACTCGCAGTGGTTATTTTATTTATAGCTTTAATCGCATTACTGGCTCCGTGA
- a CDS encoding cation:proton antiporter regulatory subunit: protein MISPEQILREQLAGKAVGTFDSAVIDVIEIDERIRSPGTQLKLVRTTAPDADGGSPADADVRNRTGCTVVAVERDGSVVTTPGASFVIERDDQLVVAGTDENSTRFQTEFVRWVFCRLTTMQASRSAPADRENRSGGRLTTGKRRGDTIPRPRATA, encoded by the coding sequence GTGATCTCGCCCGAACAGATACTGCGGGAACAGCTCGCGGGCAAAGCAGTCGGCACATTCGATTCGGCGGTCATCGATGTCATCGAGATCGACGAGAGGATTCGCTCCCCGGGCACGCAGTTGAAACTCGTCCGGACGACGGCCCCGGATGCTGATGGTGGATCACCCGCCGACGCGGACGTCCGGAACCGGACCGGCTGTACAGTGGTCGCCGTCGAACGGGACGGCAGCGTCGTCACGACGCCAGGAGCCTCGTTCGTGATCGAGCGCGATGACCAACTCGTTGTCGCCGGGACCGACGAAAACAGCACCCGGTTCCAGACCGAGTTCGTTCGATGGGTCTTCTGCCGGCTGACGACGATGCAGGCGTCCCGGAGTGCTCCAGCTGATCGAGAGAATCGGTCGGGTGGCCGGCTTACAACAGGAAAGCGAAGAGGAGATACGATCCCACGACCGAGAGCGACGGCGTGA
- a CDS encoding inorganic phosphate transporter — protein sequence MVSLLVIVGLLVAAFVGFNIGGSSTGVAFGPAVGSRLVRKATAAALFSVFAFLGAWTVGRNVIVTMSEGIVPAAQFTPVAGVGVLFFTGASLLISNVYGVPASTSMTAVGGIVGLGLATGSLNEALMFTIVSAWIVAPLVGLAIGAVIGRYVYPQLEARLSFTRLQRQLLQVDRSGRVPRIRFNTNAAPRDLVGSALVLGIACYMGFSAGASNAANAVAPLVGNRAVTIDQGVLLAVGAISLGGFTIARRTLATVGDGITDLPILAALIVSTVGATIITVLSYYGIPASLAVSTTCCIIGLGWGRASRAVTLAELATPPSRAKPGPNLTTGALAAPSTEENDPVGPTVGDLASGKTPDTAEQHSESPSVPPIGEEDIEELTAESLFDPAATSRIVILWVLTPSLSVVGSYLLFAFLL from the coding sequence ATGGTCTCACTGCTCGTCATCGTCGGTCTGCTGGTCGCAGCGTTCGTCGGGTTCAACATCGGCGGGTCGTCGACAGGCGTCGCGTTCGGGCCGGCCGTCGGGAGCCGACTCGTCAGGAAGGCGACCGCGGCAGCGCTCTTCAGCGTCTTCGCGTTTCTGGGGGCGTGGACGGTCGGCCGCAACGTCATTGTGACGATGAGCGAGGGGATCGTGCCGGCTGCACAGTTCACTCCCGTAGCCGGTGTCGGTGTGCTGTTTTTCACCGGGGCTTCGTTACTAATTTCGAACGTCTATGGCGTCCCCGCCTCGACCTCGATGACGGCTGTAGGGGGAATCGTGGGTCTGGGCCTCGCGACGGGGTCGCTCAACGAGGCGTTGATGTTCACGATCGTTTCCGCGTGGATCGTCGCTCCGCTCGTCGGCCTGGCGATCGGTGCCGTCATCGGACGGTACGTCTATCCGCAACTCGAAGCTCGACTGTCGTTTACGCGACTCCAGCGACAGTTGCTCCAAGTCGACCGCTCGGGCCGTGTGCCGCGCATCCGATTCAACACGAACGCTGCACCACGTGACCTCGTCGGATCGGCGCTGGTGCTCGGCATCGCCTGTTACATGGGCTTCAGCGCGGGTGCCTCGAACGCCGCGAACGCTGTCGCCCCACTCGTCGGCAACCGCGCGGTCACTATCGACCAGGGTGTGCTTCTTGCCGTCGGCGCCATCAGCCTCGGTGGCTTCACGATCGCGAGGCGTACCCTCGCGACGGTCGGTGACGGCATCACGGACCTCCCCATTTTGGCAGCACTCATCGTCTCCACCGTGGGTGCGACGATCATCACCGTCCTCTCGTACTACGGTATTCCGGCGAGTCTCGCTGTGAGCACGACCTGCTGTATCATCGGCCTGGGCTGGGGGCGGGCAAGTCGCGCCGTCACGCTCGCGGAGCTCGCGACACCGCCGTCCAGGGCCAAGCCGGGGCCGAATCTCACGACTGGCGCCCTCGCAGCCCCGTCGACCGAGGAGAACGATCCAGTAGGTCCAACTGTGGGCGACCTCGCGTCCGGAAAGACCCCGGATACCGCGGAGCAGCACAGCGAATCCCCGTCAGTCCCCCCGATCGGCGAGGAGGACATCGAAGAACTGACCGCCGAGAGCCTGTTCGACCCGGCAGCAACGAGCCGAATCGTCATCCTCTGGGTCCTCACGCCGTCGCTCTCGGTCGTGGGATCGTATCTCCTCTTCGCTTTCCTGTTGTAA
- a CDS encoding APC family permease — translation MTEQPVDVESAGENVAGETPVKEPEAVTDDATVHDDDVELERTIGLVGGLAIGIGTMIGAGIFVFPGLAAFNAGPAATLSFAIGGLIALLVALPTSELATAMPRSGGGYYFISRGMGTAYGSIVGLGLWLGLMFASAFYLVGLGHYASAVFAELGVGLPFSPVIGVGLLFGAALTALSIGGTENTAKIQNAVVGILLVVLTGFLSYGVLDAVGVFGGGTVPEQFFSRGYFPVLTTAALVFTSYLGFAQVATVAGEIKQPGRNLPLAMVGSVLIVTVFYVVTIFVATSAFGADRLGQYGETAMVEVARDFLGLPGAVAILGAGLLATFSSANASILSASRAVYALSRDALLPRKASEVNLRYGTPHIALLVAGGPILVLVATGQVELLAEVASFLHLIMYGLMCVALIVLRRRNPDWYSPSYQVPGYPVVPAIGALASFGLIAFMQRESIGIGIVVMIVSYLWYRYYAGDVTLKGDI, via the coding sequence ATGACTGAACAGCCTGTCGACGTCGAATCAGCGGGCGAGAACGTCGCCGGTGAGACGCCCGTCAAGGAGCCAGAGGCCGTCACCGACGACGCGACCGTCCACGACGACGACGTCGAGCTCGAACGGACCATCGGGCTGGTCGGCGGGCTGGCGATCGGGATCGGGACCATGATCGGGGCAGGAATCTTCGTCTTCCCGGGACTGGCGGCGTTCAACGCGGGGCCGGCTGCTACACTCTCGTTCGCAATCGGCGGCCTGATCGCGCTGCTGGTGGCGCTGCCGACCTCGGAACTCGCCACGGCGATGCCCCGGAGCGGTGGCGGCTACTATTTCATCTCGCGGGGAATGGGGACGGCCTACGGCTCGATCGTCGGGTTGGGGCTGTGGCTTGGTCTGATGTTCGCGTCCGCGTTCTATCTGGTCGGACTCGGTCACTACGCGAGCGCCGTGTTCGCCGAACTCGGCGTCGGATTGCCGTTCAGTCCCGTCATCGGCGTCGGGCTGCTGTTCGGCGCTGCACTGACGGCATTGAGTATCGGCGGTACGGAGAACACCGCGAAGATCCAGAACGCGGTCGTCGGGATCCTTCTCGTGGTGCTCACGGGCTTTCTCTCATACGGGGTCCTCGACGCTGTGGGCGTGTTCGGGGGCGGAACCGTTCCGGAGCAGTTCTTTTCGAGAGGATACTTTCCGGTGTTGACGACCGCGGCACTCGTGTTCACGTCGTATCTGGGGTTCGCCCAGGTCGCGACCGTCGCGGGCGAGATCAAACAGCCGGGCCGGAACCTCCCGCTGGCGATGGTCGGCTCGGTCCTCATCGTCACGGTCTTTTACGTCGTGACGATCTTCGTCGCGACCAGTGCGTTCGGAGCCGACCGGCTGGGCCAGTACGGGGAGACGGCGATGGTCGAGGTCGCCCGCGACTTCCTCGGGCTACCCGGTGCGGTCGCAATCCTGGGTGCCGGGTTACTGGCGACGTTCTCGAGTGCGAACGCGTCGATACTCAGCGCCTCGCGGGCAGTGTACGCGCTGAGCCGTGACGCCCTGCTCCCGCGCAAGGCGAGCGAGGTCAACCTCCGCTACGGGACGCCACATATCGCCCTGCTCGTCGCTGGCGGTCCGATACTCGTCCTCGTGGCGACCGGACAGGTCGAACTACTCGCGGAGGTCGCCTCGTTCCTCCACCTCATCATGTACGGGCTGATGTGTGTCGCGCTGATCGTGTTGCGACGGCGGAATCCGGACTGGTACTCACCCAGCTACCAGGTACCGGGCTATCCGGTGGTTCCGGCAATCGGCGCGCTGGCCAGCTTCGGACTGATCGCGTTCATGCAGCGCGAGTCGATCGGTATCGGTATCGTGGTCATGATCGTCTCGTACCTCTGGTACCGTTATTACGCTGGAGACGTCACACTCAAAGGAGATATCTGA
- a CDS encoding universal stress protein — protein sequence MTDRPSILVPIRVLEGESVPEGVPELLANAHVVLLGYHVIPEQTAPGQAQMQFEERAKNRLDEYETIFEEAGATVERRLVFTHDGQKTIDRMTTEHDCLAVLVPNATGPVEDVLVAVRGAVGIDRLARVVAGLFAETDASVTLYHVAEPDETDEDVGTLLDGMVNRLEGLDMDASRIETRVEREQAALDAIVDVADAFDVVVMGETDPSLATFVFGMPADQVADRFLGPVLVVQREPAPNEGEMEMDD from the coding sequence ATGACGGACCGTCCATCGATACTCGTCCCGATTCGCGTACTCGAAGGGGAGTCGGTCCCGGAGGGTGTTCCTGAACTCCTCGCGAACGCTCACGTCGTCCTCCTCGGGTATCACGTCATTCCGGAACAGACAGCACCGGGGCAGGCACAGATGCAGTTCGAGGAGCGCGCCAAGAACCGTCTCGACGAATACGAGACGATATTCGAGGAGGCGGGAGCGACCGTCGAGCGGCGGCTCGTCTTCACTCACGACGGCCAGAAGACGATCGACCGGATGACGACCGAGCACGACTGTCTGGCCGTGCTCGTCCCGAACGCCACCGGCCCGGTAGAGGACGTCCTCGTCGCCGTCCGTGGTGCCGTGGGAATCGACCGCCTCGCCCGTGTCGTCGCAGGCCTGTTCGCGGAGACGGACGCGTCGGTGACGCTGTACCACGTTGCAGAGCCCGACGAGACGGACGAGGACGTCGGGACACTCCTGGATGGGATGGTGAACCGGCTGGAGGGGCTGGATATGGACGCCTCGAGAATCGAGACGCGGGTCGAGCGCGAACAGGCGGCCCTCGACGCGATCGTCGATGTTGCCGACGCGTTCGACGTCGTCGTCATGGGTGAAACTGATCCGTCGTTAGCGACGTTCGTCTTCGGTATGCCGGCCGATCAGGTCGCCGACCGGTTCCTCGGTCCTGTTCTCGTCGTACAGCGCGAACCTGCCCCGAACGAGGGGGAAATGGAGATGGACGATTAG